The nucleotide sequence TTGCTTGGCGCTGTGCGACGGATAGATGGTTGAGATCGACGGTCTACTGGCTACACAGGCTCCGCTTTGGCCCGGCTGACAACGAGGAAGAGGGCGGACGGCCAGTCTTCGCAAAGTATCAGCAGTCCAGGAGCGAATTCATTTATGACGAGCGCGCACGCGTCGCAAAAGTTGCGAGGGGCGGTAGTGACCTTGGCGAATCGCGCCACTGAACCGCGACACGAAAAAGATGTGCACGAGCAACTGGCCAGGCGCCTGGCCGCGCTTCAAGGGATGGACTTCCTGGGTGAATATGACCCCTCGGAGCACTATTCCCAACAACTGTATTACGTCCCGTCCGGCACCCTTGTAGGCATCGATTCAGCGCGTGAGCTGGGCATAGAGGGTGAGCAAGATCTTTTTGGCGGTGTTGTGCCCCATGCCTTCGTTGAAACCAAGGCAATTTCCCACCCGCTGATGCGGCCCAATGCCGATTCGCCCATTGGCTGGTCTCGCACCTTTGCAGGCCTGGTGGAGGGCAGCGTGTTGGCCGGCTATAGCGTGTTTTCGCTGCGCGATGCGCGCGAGGCGGGCAGGCGGCTGCTTCACGAAGGGCCGCTTCGGCTTAAACCGGTTCGTGCCTCAGGTGGTCGTGGTCAGGAGCTAGTCGATGGTGTTCAGGCTCTTGATCAGGCGCTGGAGCACATCGACGAGGCCGAGCTGGCGCAGTACGGGCTGGTGCTCGAAAACAATCTCGATCGTGTGACGACCTTCAGTGTCGGTCAGGTTCGCGTGGCTGCGCGGGTGCTGAGTTACTACGGCACGCAACGCCTCACCGAAGACAACAACGGCCACACCGTCTATGGCGGCTCGGATCTGGTGGTCGTCGAAGGCGATTTCGAGGCTTTGCTAAAACTCGAACTGCCCGACAAGACGCGCCTTGCGATTACCCAGGCGCAAGTTTATGACGCTGCCGCATCAGCTTGTTTTCGCGGCTTTCGTGCTTCGCGACGCAACTATGACATTGCTCAGGGTGTGGACGGACGAGGCCGCGCCTGCTCTGGTGTGCTGGAGCAATCCTGGCGCATCGGTGGCGCCAGTGGGGCGGAAGTCGCCGCGCTCGAGGCATTCGCCCAGGGTAGCGGGGCGAGTGCAGTGCGGGCATCTACCGTGGAGTTATACGGCGAAGCGAAGACCGTCCCCGAGGGCGCGACCGTTCTGTTTCGTGGTGAGGATGAGGAAGTCGGCTTTGTCACCAAGTACGTGACGCTGGAGGAATATGGCAACTCATAGCGAACCCGTGGACATTCTCGTCGATGACGAGCACATCGCCGGTACCTTCCTGACGCCACCCACGAAGTTGCCCGGCGTACTTTTCGTACATGGCTGGGGCGGCAGCCAGGAGCGTGACCTGACGCGCGCCAGGGGCATTGCCGGTCTGGGCTGCATTTGCCTGTCGTTCGATCTGCGTGGTCACGCCCTGACGCTGGCGCAGCAGCAGACCGTGACCCGTGAGCAGAACCTCAACGACCTGCTCGCCGCCTACGACCTGCTGGCGCAGCACCCGCATATCGACCCTTCGGCGATTGCCGTGGTGGGAACCAGTTACGGCGGCTATCTGGCGGCACTGCTGACGGCGTTGCGCCCGGTCAGATGGCTGGCAATGCGGGTGCCGGCGCTGTATCGGGATGACGACTGGATGGTGCCCAAACGACAGCTGGACCGAGATATCCTCAACCAGCTGCGCGGGCGGCGGGTGACACCGGAGGAGAACCGGGCGTTGGCGGCCTGTGCCGAGTTTCGGGGTGATGTGCTGCTGGTCGAGTCCGAATTCGATCATCTGGTGCCGCACGCCACCATCATGAGCTACCGTGCGGCGTTCCATCAGACGCATTCATTGACTCACCGCATCATCCTGGGCGCTGATCACGGGCTGACCAGCGAAAGCTGTCAGAAAACCTATACCGATATTCTGGTTGGCTGGGCGACCGAGATGGTGGTCGGCGGTCGCCTTGGCAGGTTGCAAAGTCCCGTTGCCTGAATTCTCTTAGACTGGCACAGGTGCCGCCTGCCAGAGAATCTCTGCGCGGCCCTGACGGCGAGCGATCAACCGTGCGGCAACGAAGAAGAGGTCTGACAGGCGGTTGAGATAAGCCAGACCCACAGGGCGCAGAGGCTCGCTGGCGTTGAGCTGCTGACAGCGCCGCTCGCTTGTGCGTGCCAGGCTGCGGCACAGGTGGGCGAGGGCGATCAGCCTGGAGCCCCCGGGCATGATGAAATCCTTTAGCGGCCCCAGCTCTTTATTCCAGCGATCGATTGCCGCCTCCAGCCGCGTGACTTCGGCCTCGTTAAGCGCCTGATATTCGGGCATCGCCAATTCGCCGCCCAGATCGAACAGACGATGCTGGCACGGCTGCAATACCTCAATCAGCTCGGCCAGGCCAGGCCATTGCGCTTGGGCCTCTTCAAGTTCGGCGAGCAACAGTCCCAGCTGGCTGTTAAGGGTGTCGATCTCGCCCATCGCTTCGACACGCGGATGATCCTTGGGCACTCGGCGCCCATCGGCCAGGCCGGTTTCGCCGCTGTCGCCGGTGCGTGTGTAGATTTTTGAAAGTCGATTGCCCATGGATGAATCCTGTTCAGTTGGTTGTACTTTCCGAGCCTGACGTCAGCGGCAGGCGCAGGGTAAAGGTCGTGCCCTGGCCCGGCCTGCATTGCACTTCCATCTGGCCCTTGTGGTTGTTGGTAATGATGAAATAAGAGACGGACAGCCCGAGCCCTGTGCCCTGACCCACTTCCTTGGTGGTAAAGAAGGGCTCGAAGATGCGCTTGCGGATATGTTCGGGAATACCTCCGCCGTTGTCCTCCACCTGGATCTCGGCCCATGGCGGGTTCAGACGGGTGCGTAGGGTAATCTTTCCATGGTTTCGGTGCGGTCCATGGTGGATCGCCTGGGCTGCATTTTTCAGCAGGTTGAGCAGTACCTGCTCAAGTTCATTGCCGATACAGGGCACCCGTGCCACCTGCGGATCGAAGTCGCGCTGGATTTCGATAGCGCGGAAGTCGAAGTTGTCCGTCAGCGCGAAGTCATTGCCGGCAATTTCCAGTGCCTGGTCGATCAGCTCGCTCAATTGGCACTCGGCCAGCTGGCGGTTGCTCAGGCGGCTGAAGCTGAGCATGTGACTGACGATCCGAGCGGCACGAGAACCGGCCTGCTGGATGCCATCGAGCATTTGAGGAATTTCTCGCCGCTGCAGGTAGCAATTGACTGCCTCCAGCTCAACGCCGGTTTCCGCGGCGGCTTCACGATTGCGCTCAAGGTCCGGTGAAAGGCGTCGCCGGATGTTCTGTGCATTGTGCAGGATTGCGCCAAGCGGGTTGTTGATCTCGTGGGCCATGCCCGCGGCCAGGCTGCCGACCGAGAGCATCTTCTCCGACTGCACCATCATTTCTTCCATGTTGAGCCGTTCGGTGATGTCGTCGATACGGATCACCACGCCTCGACCGGCGCTGCCCGTCAGTGGGTAGAAGGTCAGGGCGTAGTGCCTGGGTTCTTCGTGGAAGCTCCAGCTGACGCGTTCGATCTTCTGTACCTCGTGGTGTTCGCAGGTGCGGCGAATCTGGCTGAGGAAGGGCCGCAGCTGCTCGAAAGCGATAAACACCGGCTGGTTTAACGCATCATTCAGAGGAGTGCCGGAAAGCGCACTGGCCTGCTGGTTCCACTGGGTAACGTGCAGCTGCTCATCCAGGGCGATAAGCACCGAGGGCATGGAATCGATGATGCTGTTGAGATAGTTCTGGAAGCCGGTGAGTTTGCGTTCAATCCTGCTACGCACCTGTACTTCGAGTTCGAGTTTACGGTTGGTGTGCCAGGTTTCTTCGGCGAGCCCCTGGGCATGATCGAAAGCTTCCTGGGCGTCATCGCGGGCGCGCTTGAGCTGCTGTTCACGTGCCTGCATGCGCGACAGCATGGTATTGAAAGCGTCGGCCAGGTGACCGATTTCATCCTGATTGCGGGCTGTGGCGCGCAGGGAATAGTTTTCCTCGCGGGTGACCTGACGGGTCAAAGCCTCAAGATCGCGGATCGGCCGGGTAATCAGTTGGCGAATCTGCTGCGCGACCAGTAGCCAAAGCAGCAGGCTGGCCAGAAGGATCGCCAAGCTCGCGGTCAGCGTGCCAGTGAAAAAGGCCCCAGGCAGTTCGCTGCTGGCAACAATCAGCAAATGGCCCGGCGGGCCTGCGGTTTGCGGCAATTCGACCAGCAGATTGGCGCGCATCTCGGTTTTCTGCCATTGCTCAACCTGGCTGGTCTGTTCGGGCAGGGCCAGTGGTTCGCCCCGTTGCAGCTGGGCCAGGCGCTGTCCCGCGGCGTCATAGATCATTGCTGCACGCAGCGGTGCATAGTCGCCCAGCTTGGCCAGCAACGCGTTTGCCGAGGCTTCAGATTCAAGGGCCTGGCGACTCAGTTCGGGCGTGCTGAGCAGCGCCGCCAAGGTGTGCATGGCCTGGGGCGCGACGCTCTGGCGGGAAATCCAGTACGCCGCGCTGATAAAGGTCAGGTTGGACACCAGCAGCACGGCGGCCAGCAGAACAAGCGGGGCGATCAGCAACTTGCGGCCGACCGGAAGGTTTTCAAGACGCTGGCGCAGGGTCATGGCGGGCACGGACAGAAGGGCGTCCGTGCAGGGTAGCGGGGCGTCAGTCCTGCGGCAATCCGTGCTGCACGAGGAATGCCTGCAGGCGCTTGAACAACGCGTTTAGTTCACTGACCTTGAGCCCATACTGCTGTGCGGTACGGCAGGCGTGCCCAAGCAGAAAGCTGATTTCTGTGCGACGGCCGTTGTGCACATCCTGGTGCATGGAGGAGTAGTTGCTCGCGGTGGCGGTGATGACCCGCAAGACTTCTGCTTCCAGCTCGTCGGCTGCTTCGGCCTGATTGCAGGCGTTGAGGATAAGGCTCAACTCGACACAGAGCAGGTGCAGCTGTTCACGATGCGCCAGCAATTCGCCGTTGCGGCAGTCGTGCAGGACGGTAAGGGGGTTGATCGCGCAATTGAGTGCGAGCTTGCGCCACAGCCGGGCTTCGATATTGTCTGTCCAGTCGCAGGGGATGCCTGCTGCCGCCAGCTCGGCCAGCCACGGCGGCGGGTTGTGATCGAGTGGGTCGCCCAGCCAGTTCTGACCCTGGCCGGCGTGTAGCACTTCGAAGTCCTTGCGACGATAGGCGCCTTCGGTGCTGGAAATGAAGATGCTGCGGCAGGACGGCCAGCGTGCCGCCACGGCCTGCTGGCTGCCAAGGCCATTCTGTAGCAGGAGAATTTCAGCGCCAGGTTGCAGACGTGCTGAAACTTCGGCTACGGCGGTTTCGGCATCGTAGGCCTTGCAGGCGACCAGCAGACGCCGAATGGGGGTGTCTGTTGCAGGCAGCTCGGCAGTTAGCGGAAAGAGGCTGGCCTGTTCTGCCTCAATCAGGCGAAGCCCACCGGCATCGCGGTAGTCGGCAAGCCTTTGCTGATTACGCAGGATGATGCGTACTGGCAGACCTGCGCGACTCAGGCGTGTGGCCCACAGGCAGCCAAGGCTGCCCGCGCCGAGAATGTGCCAGGGAGTGTTCATTGCTCGGGCTTTTTCAAGCGTAGTGGCACGATGCGGCCCGTGCTGTAGGCGTCCGCAAGCAAGGACTCGGCGCGCTCGGTGACCAGTCGAGGTTCGACCGGCAGGCTATTGCTGTCGAGGCTCACCAGGCCGATCCCGGCCTTGAGCGAGATAAAGCCTTCACTGGTCTTGAAGGCCTTGATGTTCAAACCTTCGTGCAGGCGTTTGAAGCTGCTGGGTGAGCACTCCTGCGGATTTTCAACCATGGCGAGCAGGCCGAAATGATTGTCGTCCAGGCAGGTTAGCGTATCCAGGGGGCGCACCAGCTGCTGTAGGCGCCGGGCCACACCCCGCATCAGCTCCCGATAGAACTGCTCGCCATAACGGCGCCGTTGACTGTTGATCTCCGGCAGACCGATCAGCAGGTAGCAGAGCGTGCCCCCACGGCTTTCGATTTGGCGCAGGCTATCGCCGAGCCTCTGTCGCAAATAGCGCATATTGCCAAGGCCGGTGACAGGATCGATCTGGTTGCGCTTTTCCAGGCTGGCGATGTTTTCCGTGAGCAGGCGGTTTTCCTGGATGAGGCGTTGCAACGAGCCGCACAAGCGGTCGGCGGCATAGACGCGTGGGACCAGTTGTTCATTCATCGCCGACTTGCTGATGAAGTCATCTACGCCACGATCGAAGGCGGTGCTTAGCACGTCATCGCCGTCGCGCCCGGTAAGCAGAATGACGTAGGTGTAGTGGTGGGACATTTCGTCCTGTTGCCGCACTTGAGCGGTCAGCTCGAGGCCGTCCATCTCCGGCATCAGCCAGTCGGCGAGAAGAACATTGGCCGGGCGCTGTTCAAGCAGCCCTAGTGCTGCACTGGCGCTGCTGGCGAAGCGTAAGTCTTCATAACCGGCCTTGGACAGGGCGCGGCCAATCATGACACTGGAAAACTTAGCGTCGTCGACAACCAGGATGCTGAGGCGGGGATTGGGCATTCATTGGCTCGGCTGGATGGAAGGCAGCAACGGCTCGTGCGACCGGGCGTTCAAAGCTTGAGCGGCTATAATGATTGCCCATTTTAACCGACAAGCTGCGCGTCATGGTTCACAACCCTTTGCGCGGTTTCACACTACTAATAACGGAGCTAACCCATGCCCTCATTCGACGTTGTATCCGAGCTGGATAAGCACGAAGTCACCAATGCCGTTGACAACGCCATCAAGGAACTGGATCGGCGTTACGATTTGCGTGGTAAAGGCTCTTTTGAATTGAAGGATTTGACCGTTCACCTGACCGCCGAAGCGGATTTCCAATTGGAGCAGATGCTGGAGATCCTCAAGTTGAGCCTGATCAAACGTAAGGTCGATATTCAGTGCCTGGAAACCAAGGACGTTTATCCGTCGGGCAAGTCGGTCAAGCAGGAAGTGACCTTGCGTGAAGGCATCGACAAAGAGCTGGCGAAGAAGATCGTGGCGCATATCAAGGACGCCAAACTCAAAGTCCAGGCCGCCATCCAGGGAGAGCAGGTGCGTGTGACCGGGAAAAAGCGCGACGACTTACAGGAGGCCATCGCACTGTTGCGCGCCCACGATTTCGGCATGCCGCTGCAATTCAACAACTTCCGCGACTAACCTTCCTGCGCGCTGTGGCGCGTAACTTTCATTCGTCCTCCATCACCGGCTGCTCGCGTTGCGAGAGCCGGTTGCAGTAGGAGCTTTTCTGATGGATATAACCATCGACTACCTGGTTGAACTCTCCGAAGCCTGGCTGCCGGTTGCGTTGCAATACGCGGTCCAGCTGACCCTGGCATTGCTCACCTTTGTTCTGGGCTGGTGGTTGATCAACCGCTTTACGCACAGGATTGGCAACCTGCTGCAGCGGCGCAAGGTGGACCCGACTCTGCATGGTTTCATCGGCAGCCTGACGACCGTCATTCTCAGAATCCTGCTGCTGGTCAGCGTGGCCTCGATGATCGGCGTGGAGACCACCTCTTTTATCGCGGTGATCGGCGCTGCGGGTCTGGCCATCGGGCTGGCCTTGCAGGGTAGCCTGGCGAACTTTGCCGGAGGGGTACTGATTCTGTTGTTCCGCCCCTTTCGGGTCGGTGAGTGGATTGAAGCGCAGGGCGTAGCCGGTACGGTGAATTCAATCCAGATCTTTCACACGGTGCTGAAAACCGGCGATAACAAGACTGTGGTGGTGCCGAACGGAGCGCTTTCCAACGGGCATATCACCAACTTTTCCCGCGAGCCTCGCCGCCGTGCGGACATCAATATCGGTATCGACTACAGCAGCGATATCAAGCTGGCGCGGCAGATTCTGCTGGAGATAGCCCAGGACCCGCGCGTGCTGCGTGAGCCGGAGCCGGTAGTGTTCGTCACCGGGCTTGGCGACAGCTCGGTTAACCTGTCCTTGCGTGTGTGGGTTGCGACCGGAGATTTCTGGCCGGTGACCTTTGCCTTCACCGAGCAGGCCAAGGAGAAGCTGGCCGCGGCAGGGGTGGGTATCCCCGTTCCTCAGCGGGTCGTGCATCTGGTCCAGAGCTGATGGATAGTGCGTGAGGAAGAAGCCGGCCATTGCCGGCTTCTTCATTTCAGGGGCGCCCCGAAGTAGCCTCTCTTTCACTCCCGGCCGGCAATTGGCGACTACTGCGCCATTGCCAGACGATCAGTATCAACGTCGGTATGCCGAGCAAAGCCGTGACCAGGAAAAAGTTGCTGTAGCCCAGGCTCTCCACCATTACTCCCGAATAGCCGCCCAGCAGCCGCGGCAGCAACAACATCAGCGAGCTGAGCAGCGCGTACTGGGTGGCGGAGAATTTGAGGTTGGTCAGGCTCGATAGATAGGCGACAAAGGCTGTCGAGGCCAGGCCGCCGCTGAAGTTGTCGCAGGAAATGGTGACGATGAGCATCTGCAGGTCTGCGCCCATTTCCACCAGCAGCATGAACATCAGATTGGTCGCCGCCGAAGCCGCGCCGCCGATGAACAGAATCGGCAGGATGCTGAAGCGCACGATCAGCAGCCCCCCGAACGCCGCGCCCAAGAGTGTCATGATCAGCCCGAATACCTTGCTGACACTGGCGATCTCGTCCTTGGTAAAGCCCTGGTCTATGTAAAACACGTTGGCCATCACGCCCATCACCGTGTCGGACATCCGGTAGGTGGCGATCAGCCCCAGCAGCAGGAGTGCCTGCCAGCGATAACGGACGATAAAATCGGTAATCGGCGTCAATACCGGCCCCATAAGGATGCGGCCGGGCGCCGACAGACAACCCCAGCAGATCAACAGATACATGGTGCCGCGCGGCCAGTAACCTCCCCAGTAGGACTGAAACATGCCGGTGGTCGAGACGATGAGAATGATCAGCACGATCACCGACACCGCCTGGTGCGCAAAATCGAAGCGTTGCGGCCGCTGCTTCTGTCCGGCCTGGCCGAGAATATGCCGCACCGGTACCAGCAACGAGCGACCCACCGGAGAAATACTGCCGAGAATGAACAGCGCGTAGAGCAGTGCCCGCGGCCAGGCCTGGGCAATGATGGCGTTGATCATTGCAGGCACGGAAATCAGCAGGACCAGCAGCAAGCCGACGGCCGCCAGCTGATGATTGAAGGTGTAAAGCGCCGGCTCGTCAGGCAGTGGGGCGGCGGCAGGTGGTTCGGGGATTAGCAGGCTGGTAATGAAGCCCGGCACGATGAGCAGGGCGAAGATAAGGTAGGTCAGAGTCCAGGCGGCCTGGTCGTATTCCAGATTGCTCGAGCCCAGCCACTCGGCCAGAAACAGCGCGCCGGCACTGGCCAGCAGCATCGCGACTCGATAGCCGGTCATGTAGCTCGCCGCCAGGGTCGCCTGCAGCTTGTCTTCGGCAATCTCCAGGCGGTAGGCATCGATGGCGATGTCCTGGGTCGCCGAAGAGAATGCCACTACCACTGCCAGGGCGATAAGCATGGTCAGGTTCGTCTGCGGGTTGCACAGCGCCATGCCCACCAGGCCTATGGCGATCAGCGCCTGCGATAGCACCAGCCAGGAGCGCCGCCGCCCGAGCGCACCGATCCAAGGCAGGCGCCATTGGTCGAGCATGGGCGACCAGACCCACTTGAAGGCGTAGGCGAGGCTGATCCAGCTGGCGAAACCGATGGTTTCCCGCGAGACCCCGGCTTCGCGCAGCCATACCGACAGCGTCGAGAACACCAGGATCGCCGGCAATCCGGCAGCGAAGCCGAGGATAAGTAGCGTTAGCGAAGCGGGACTGGCATAGGCGGCGAGGGCATCGCGCCAAGTTTCACGGGACATGTGGCAAGGGTCTGTCGGCTGGAAAAGACAAAAGGCGCACTCTACTCGCTGTGCTCGAATGAATGCCAGCCATGCCGACGTATGTCCACCCGGTCATTGATGATGGTCAGGCCCTCGGCACGCAAGCGCTGTCGTTGTTCATGGCCTGCTGCACTGCCTGCCGGCAGGCTCAGGCGTCCACCGGCGGCAATCACCCGGTGCCAGGGCAGGCGGGTGTCGTCCGGCAGTTGTGACATCAGCCGCCCGACCCAGCGTGCGGCACGGCCAAGCCCGGCCATGGCGGCCAGCTCGCCATAGCTCACCACCTTGCCGGGAGGGATCTGCGCCATCACCAGATACACAGCGGCACGCCGCGCCTCGGGATTGGCATCTGGTGGTAGCAGGGGCTGTTCGGGCATGGGAATACTTCCTGATGAACTCGGCTTAAACCCGACGGTCAGTGCTTGCTGTGACTATAGGCATAAGGATAATGCGGCCCTTCAATGGCTCGTTGAGCCCCTTCGATCAGAACTCAGTATTTCTATGTTTTCCAGAACTCTGTTTTGCGCAGCCCTTACCGCGCTGTCGCTACCATCATTTGCCGATACCGTCTGGTTGAAAAACGGTGATCGCCTGACCGGCAAGATCAGTGTCATGGATGGCGGCAAGCTGCTTCTTGAAACCGAATATGGCGGCTCGATTCCGCTGAAGTGGAGCAGTATCGCCACACTGGAAAGTGATCAGAAATTGCTGGTCAAGCAGGATCAGGTTAGCGGCGAAGTGGTGCAGTCGCTACAGGCGGCCGAC is from Pseudomonas saudiphocaensis and encodes:
- a CDS encoding DUF3182 family protein; this encodes MTSAHASQKLRGAVVTLANRATEPRHEKDVHEQLARRLAALQGMDFLGEYDPSEHYSQQLYYVPSGTLVGIDSARELGIEGEQDLFGGVVPHAFVETKAISHPLMRPNADSPIGWSRTFAGLVEGSVLAGYSVFSLRDAREAGRRLLHEGPLRLKPVRASGGRGQELVDGVQALDQALEHIDEAELAQYGLVLENNLDRVTTFSVGQVRVAARVLSYYGTQRLTEDNNGHTVYGGSDLVVVEGDFEALLKLELPDKTRLAITQAQVYDAAASACFRGFRASRRNYDIAQGVDGRGRACSGVLEQSWRIGGASGAEVAALEAFAQGSGASAVRASTVELYGEAKTVPEGATVLFRGEDEEVGFVTKYVTLEEYGNS
- a CDS encoding alpha/beta hydrolase family protein — translated: MATHSEPVDILVDDEHIAGTFLTPPTKLPGVLFVHGWGGSQERDLTRARGIAGLGCICLSFDLRGHALTLAQQQTVTREQNLNDLLAAYDLLAQHPHIDPSAIAVVGTSYGGYLAALLTALRPVRWLAMRVPALYRDDDWMVPKRQLDRDILNQLRGRRVTPEENRALAACAEFRGDVLLVESEFDHLVPHATIMSYRAAFHQTHSLTHRIILGADHGLTSESCQKTYTDILVGWATEMVVGGRLGRLQSPVA
- a CDS encoding cob(I)yrinic acid a,c-diamide adenosyltransferase, translating into MGNRLSKIYTRTGDSGETGLADGRRVPKDHPRVEAMGEIDTLNSQLGLLLAELEEAQAQWPGLAELIEVLQPCQHRLFDLGGELAMPEYQALNEAEVTRLEAAIDRWNKELGPLKDFIMPGGSRLIALAHLCRSLARTSERRCQQLNASEPLRPVGLAYLNRLSDLFFVAARLIARRQGRAEILWQAAPVPV
- a CDS encoding HAMP domain-containing sensor histidine kinase, with amino-acid sequence MTLRQRLENLPVGRKLLIAPLVLLAAVLLVSNLTFISAAYWISRQSVAPQAMHTLAALLSTPELSRQALESEASANALLAKLGDYAPLRAAMIYDAAGQRLAQLQRGEPLALPEQTSQVEQWQKTEMRANLLVELPQTAGPPGHLLIVASSELPGAFFTGTLTASLAILLASLLLWLLVAQQIRQLITRPIRDLEALTRQVTREENYSLRATARNQDEIGHLADAFNTMLSRMQAREQQLKRARDDAQEAFDHAQGLAEETWHTNRKLELEVQVRSRIERKLTGFQNYLNSIIDSMPSVLIALDEQLHVTQWNQQASALSGTPLNDALNQPVFIAFEQLRPFLSQIRRTCEHHEVQKIERVSWSFHEEPRHYALTFYPLTGSAGRGVVIRIDDITERLNMEEMMVQSEKMLSVGSLAAGMAHEINNPLGAILHNAQNIRRRLSPDLERNREAAAETGVELEAVNCYLQRREIPQMLDGIQQAGSRAARIVSHMLSFSRLSNRQLAECQLSELIDQALEIAGNDFALTDNFDFRAIEIQRDFDPQVARVPCIGNELEQVLLNLLKNAAQAIHHGPHRNHGKITLRTRLNPPWAEIQVEDNGGGIPEHIRKRIFEPFFTTKEVGQGTGLGLSVSYFIITNNHKGQMEVQCRPGQGTTFTLRLPLTSGSESTTN
- a CDS encoding putative 2-dehydropantoate 2-reductase, which produces MNTPWHILGAGSLGCLWATRLSRAGLPVRIILRNQQRLADYRDAGGLRLIEAEQASLFPLTAELPATDTPIRRLLVACKAYDAETAVAEVSARLQPGAEILLLQNGLGSQQAVAARWPSCRSIFISSTEGAYRRKDFEVLHAGQGQNWLGDPLDHNPPPWLAELAAAGIPCDWTDNIEARLWRKLALNCAINPLTVLHDCRNGELLAHREQLHLLCVELSLILNACNQAEAADELEAEVLRVITATASNYSSMHQDVHNGRRTEISFLLGHACRTAQQYGLKVSELNALFKRLQAFLVQHGLPQD
- a CDS encoding response regulator; translation: MPNPRLSILVVDDAKFSSVMIGRALSKAGYEDLRFASSASAALGLLEQRPANVLLADWLMPEMDGLELTAQVRQQDEMSHHYTYVILLTGRDGDDVLSTAFDRGVDDFISKSAMNEQLVPRVYAADRLCGSLQRLIQENRLLTENIASLEKRNQIDPVTGLGNMRYLRQRLGDSLRQIESRGGTLCYLLIGLPEINSQRRRYGEQFYRELMRGVARRLQQLVRPLDTLTCLDDNHFGLLAMVENPQECSPSSFKRLHEGLNIKAFKTSEGFISLKAGIGLVSLDSNSLPVEPRLVTERAESLLADAYSTGRIVPLRLKKPEQ
- a CDS encoding YajQ family cyclic di-GMP-binding protein, which gives rise to MPSFDVVSELDKHEVTNAVDNAIKELDRRYDLRGKGSFELKDLTVHLTAEADFQLEQMLEILKLSLIKRKVDIQCLETKDVYPSGKSVKQEVTLREGIDKELAKKIVAHIKDAKLKVQAAIQGEQVRVTGKKRDDLQEAIALLRAHDFGMPLQFNNFRD
- a CDS encoding mechanosensitive ion channel family protein, which produces MDITIDYLVELSEAWLPVALQYAVQLTLALLTFVLGWWLINRFTHRIGNLLQRRKVDPTLHGFIGSLTTVILRILLLVSVASMIGVETTSFIAVIGAAGLAIGLALQGSLANFAGGVLILLFRPFRVGEWIEAQGVAGTVNSIQIFHTVLKTGDNKTVVVPNGALSNGHITNFSREPRRRADINIGIDYSSDIKLARQILLEIAQDPRVLREPEPVVFVTGLGDSSVNLSLRVWVATGDFWPVTFAFTEQAKEKLAAAGVGIPVPQRVVHLVQS
- a CDS encoding AmpG family muropeptide MFS transporter, which produces MSRETWRDALAAYASPASLTLLILGFAAGLPAILVFSTLSVWLREAGVSRETIGFASWISLAYAFKWVWSPMLDQWRLPWIGALGRRRSWLVLSQALIAIGLVGMALCNPQTNLTMLIALAVVVAFSSATQDIAIDAYRLEIAEDKLQATLAASYMTGYRVAMLLASAGALFLAEWLGSSNLEYDQAAWTLTYLIFALLIVPGFITSLLIPEPPAAAPLPDEPALYTFNHQLAAVGLLLVLLISVPAMINAIIAQAWPRALLYALFILGSISPVGRSLLVPVRHILGQAGQKQRPQRFDFAHQAVSVIVLIILIVSTTGMFQSYWGGYWPRGTMYLLICWGCLSAPGRILMGPVLTPITDFIVRYRWQALLLLGLIATYRMSDTVMGVMANVFYIDQGFTKDEIASVSKVFGLIMTLLGAAFGGLLIVRFSILPILFIGGAASAATNLMFMLLVEMGADLQMLIVTISCDNFSGGLASTAFVAYLSSLTNLKFSATQYALLSSLMLLLPRLLGGYSGVMVESLGYSNFFLVTALLGIPTLILIVWQWRSSRQLPAGSEREATSGRP
- a CDS encoding MGMT family protein, producing MPEQPLLPPDANPEARRAAVYLVMAQIPPGKVVSYGELAAMAGLGRAARWVGRLMSQLPDDTRLPWHRVIAAGGRLSLPAGSAAGHEQRQRLRAEGLTIINDRVDIRRHGWHSFEHSE